In one Pseudomonas purpurea genomic region, the following are encoded:
- the yegQ gene encoding tRNA 5-hydroxyuridine modification protein YegQ, whose translation MRPATPELLAPAGTLKNMRYAFAYGADAVYAGPPRYSLRVRNNEFDHANLALGIREAQAQGKRFYVVVNIAPHNAKLRTFLKDLAPVIEMAPDALIMSDPGLIMLVRRHFPQMPIHLSVQANTVNWASVEFWQLQGVCRIILSRELSLEEIAEIRQQVPAMELEVFVHGALCMAYSGRCLLSGYMNKRDANQGTCTNACRWKYSAQTATENAVGEIVQTFEPEPVEPTLGIGTPTDQVFLLQEANRPDELMPAFEDEHGTYIMNAKDLRAVQHVGRLTQMGVHSLKIEGRTKSHFYCARTTQVYRRAIDDAVAGREFDRSLMTDLESLAQRGYTEGFLRRHVHDEYQNYQNGSSVSERQQFVGELTGKRVDRLAEVKVKNRFALGDHMELMTPKGNFHFDLHQLSNLKGEAIEVAPGDGHTVYVPIPDAIDLEFGLLMRDVTRAG comes from the coding sequence ATGCGCCCTGCCACTCCCGAGCTACTCGCCCCCGCCGGCACCCTGAAAAACATGCGTTACGCCTTCGCCTACGGCGCCGATGCGGTCTATGCCGGCCCGCCGCGCTATAGCCTGCGGGTGCGCAACAACGAATTCGATCACGCCAACCTGGCCCTCGGCATCCGTGAAGCCCAGGCCCAGGGCAAACGCTTTTACGTGGTGGTCAACATCGCGCCGCACAACGCCAAGCTGCGCACCTTCCTCAAGGACCTGGCGCCCGTGATCGAAATGGCCCCGGACGCGCTGATCATGTCCGACCCCGGCCTGATCATGCTGGTGCGCCGGCACTTCCCGCAGATGCCGATCCACCTGTCGGTGCAAGCCAACACCGTGAACTGGGCCAGTGTCGAGTTCTGGCAGCTACAAGGCGTGTGCCGGATCATTCTGTCGCGCGAACTGTCGCTGGAAGAGATCGCCGAGATCCGTCAGCAAGTGCCCGCCATGGAACTGGAAGTGTTCGTCCACGGCGCCCTGTGCATGGCCTATTCCGGGCGCTGCCTGTTGTCTGGCTACATGAACAAGCGCGACGCCAATCAGGGCACCTGCACCAACGCTTGCCGCTGGAAGTACTCGGCGCAAACCGCCACCGAAAACGCCGTGGGCGAGATCGTCCAGACCTTTGAACCCGAGCCGGTGGAGCCCACGCTGGGCATCGGCACGCCGACCGATCAGGTGTTTCTGTTGCAGGAAGCCAATCGCCCCGATGAACTGATGCCGGCCTTCGAGGACGAACACGGCACCTACATCATGAACGCCAAGGACCTGCGCGCCGTCCAGCATGTCGGCCGCCTGACGCAGATGGGCGTGCACTCGCTGAAGATCGAAGGCCGGACCAAATCCCACTTTTATTGCGCCCGTACGACGCAGGTCTATCGTCGGGCGATTGATGACGCGGTGGCCGGTCGCGAGTTCGACCGCAGCCTGATGACCGACCTCGAATCCCTGGCTCAACGTGGCTACACCGAAGGGTTTCTGCGCCGGCATGTGCACGACGAATACCAGAACTACCAGAACGGCAGTTCGGTTTCCGAGCGTCAGCAGTTTGTGGGGGAGTTGACCGGCAAGCGCGTGGATCGGCTGGCCGAGGTCAAGGTGAAGAACCGCTTTGCCTTGGGCGATCACATGGAGTTGATGACGCCCAAGGGCAATTTCCACTTCGACCTGCACCAGTTGAGCAACCTCAAGGGCGAGGCCATCGAGGTGGCGCCGGGGGACGGTCACACGGTGTATGTGCCGATCCCGGACGCGATAGACCTGGAGTTCGGGTTGCTGATGCGCGACGTCACCCGCGCGGGCTGA
- a CDS encoding methyl-accepting chemotaxis protein, whose translation MRLSLKAKVLSLAVLPVLLFALVISLTTVFILQEQANKEVEETRQRLLNDAKATLQSYVEVAMSSVKPLYDAAAPGDTVARAQVVKLLSSITYGKDGYFFGYDSETVRLFKGNSPDGVGKSFKDNRDPNGVYINRDLVKVAKDGSHYLQYSSSLPGNDKVLVPKLGYTDYLPKWDMVIGTVVNLDGIEAQVAEVEVKVHERMQGVLLSIIGIALVVLLVIAVVGMLVANTILRPLHLMKANLDDIAAGEGDLTRRLAITSQDELGELAGSFNRFVDKIHGLVRQITEMTGQLTGLVSQVSDQAHRSEQAMERQRHETDQVATAINEMSSAAQEVAKSAQGAAVAAQQTEEEGLAAKRVVAGSISQIHALVDDIRHSGTSLDSLQQDVSSIVSVLGVIRSIADQTNLLALNAAIEAARAGEAGRGFAVVADEVRALASRTQQSTQEIQGMIDRLQAGTQSAVDAMRRSSDAGDGTSAQANEAGASLDTMAELIGTINSMNAQIASAAEEQTAVAEEINRSVHQIAVAVDSVADETQLGAQTSRSLADLGQRLGQLVGQFRI comes from the coding sequence ATGCGCCTGAGCCTGAAGGCCAAAGTCTTATCCCTCGCGGTACTCCCGGTGCTGCTCTTTGCGCTGGTCATCAGCCTGACCACGGTGTTCATCCTGCAAGAGCAGGCGAACAAGGAAGTCGAAGAAACCCGTCAGCGGCTGTTGAACGATGCCAAGGCAACGTTGCAAAGCTACGTCGAAGTGGCGATGAGCAGCGTCAAACCGCTTTACGACGCGGCGGCCCCAGGCGATACCGTGGCGCGTGCGCAAGTGGTCAAGTTGCTGTCGAGCATCACCTACGGCAAGGACGGCTACTTCTTCGGCTACGACTCCGAGACCGTGCGCCTGTTCAAGGGCAACAGCCCGGATGGCGTGGGCAAGAGCTTCAAGGACAACCGTGACCCGAATGGCGTGTACATCAACCGCGACCTGGTGAAAGTGGCCAAGGACGGCAGCCATTACCTGCAGTACAGCTCTTCGCTGCCGGGTAACGACAAGGTGCTGGTGCCCAAACTGGGTTACACCGACTACCTGCCCAAGTGGGACATGGTCATCGGTACGGTGGTCAACCTGGACGGCATCGAAGCCCAGGTGGCCGAGGTCGAGGTCAAGGTTCACGAGCGCATGCAAGGCGTCTTGCTGAGCATCATCGGCATCGCGCTGGTGGTGTTGCTGGTGATTGCCGTGGTCGGCATGTTGGTTGCGAACACGATCCTGCGTCCGCTGCACCTGATGAAGGCCAACCTCGATGACATCGCGGCCGGCGAGGGCGACCTGACCCGGCGCCTGGCGATCACCAGCCAGGACGAACTCGGCGAGTTGGCCGGCTCGTTCAACCGTTTCGTCGACAAGATCCATGGTCTGGTGCGCCAGATCACCGAAATGACCGGGCAACTGACCGGTCTGGTGAGCCAGGTTTCCGATCAGGCTCATCGTTCGGAGCAGGCGATGGAGCGTCAGCGTCACGAAACCGATCAGGTCGCCACAGCGATCAACGAAATGTCTTCGGCTGCCCAGGAAGTGGCGAAAAGCGCACAAGGCGCCGCGGTTGCCGCTCAGCAGACCGAAGAAGAAGGGCTGGCGGCCAAGCGGGTGGTGGCGGGCAGCATTTCGCAGATCCACGCCCTGGTGGACGACATTCGCCACAGCGGCACATCTTTGGACAGCTTGCAGCAAGACGTGTCGTCGATTGTCAGTGTGCTGGGGGTGATTCGTTCGATTGCCGACCAGACCAACCTGCTGGCGCTCAACGCGGCCATCGAAGCGGCGCGTGCCGGTGAAGCAGGGCGCGGTTTTGCGGTGGTGGCCGATGAAGTGCGGGCGCTGGCCAGCCGCACTCAGCAAAGCACCCAGGAAATCCAGGGCATGATCGATCGCCTGCAAGCGGGCACGCAGTCGGCGGTCGACGCCATGCGCCGCTCCAGCGACGCCGGTGACGGCACGTCGGCCCAGGCCAACGAAGCCGGGGCATCGCTGGACACCATGGCTGAACTGATTGGCACCATCAACTCGATGAACGCGCAAATCGCCAGCGCCGCCGAAGAGCAAACCGCCGTGGCCGAAGAGATCAACCGCAGCGTGCATCAGATCGCGGTGGCCGTGGACAGCGTGGCGGACGAAACCCAACTCGGCGCCCAGACCTCGCGCAGCCTGGCGGATCTGGGGCAGCGGTTGGGTCAACTGGTCGGGCAGTTCCGGATCTGA